Proteins from one Bos javanicus breed banteng chromosome 27, ARS-OSU_banteng_1.0, whole genome shotgun sequence genomic window:
- the LOC133239785 gene encoding CUB and sushi domain-containing protein 1-like, translating into MVHYSCRGSRSLVGDSSRACQEDSHWSGALPHCTGNNPGFCGDPGTPAHGSRLGEEFKAKSLLRFSCEMGYQLRGSAERTCLLNGSWSGLQPVCEAVSCGNPGTPTHGKIVSRDGVLFSSSVVYACWDGYRTSGLTTRHCTANVTWTGTAPDCTLISCGDPGTLANGIQFGTDFTFNKMVSYQCNPGYTMEPATSPTIRCTKDSTWNHSKPTCKGECWGFSCASLTCGESLLS; encoded by the exons ATGGTCCACTACTCCTGCAGAGGGAGCCGCAGTCTCGTGGGCGACAGCAGCAGAGCCTGCCAGGAGGACAGTCACTGGAGCGGAGCCCTGCCCCACTGCACAG GAAATAACCCTGGATTTTGCGGTGATCCGGGGACCCCAGCCCATGGGTCTCGGCTTGGAGAGGAGTTTAAGGCCAAGAGCCTCCTGCGCTTCTCCTGTGAAATGGGCTACCAGCTGCGGGGCTCAGCCGAGCGGACGTGTCTGCTCAACGGGTCCTGGTCAGGACTGCAGCCCGTGTGCGAGG CTGTGTCCTGTGGGAACCCGGGGACGCCCACCCACGGCAAGATCGTCAGCAGGGATGGCGTGCTGTTCTCCAGCTCAGTGGTCTACGCCTGCTGGGACGGCTACAGGACCTCGGGGCTGACCACTCGCCACTGCACCGCCAACGTGACCTGGACCGGCACGGCCCCCGACTGCACGC TCATCAGCTGTGGAGACCCAGGGACCCTGGCTAATGGCATCCAGTTCGGGACGGATTTCACCTTCAACAAGATGGTCAGCTACCAGTGCAACCCCGGCTACACCATGGAGCCCGCCACGTCCCCCACCATCCGCTGCACCAAGGACAGTACCTGGAATCACAGCAAACCGACCTGCAAAGGCGAGtgttggggcttctcttgtgcgTCACTCACATGTGGAGAGTCTTTATTGAGTTAA